The following is a genomic window from Spirochaeta cellobiosiphila DSM 17781.
GAAGGTTGGCCACTAATGGTAAGATTAGCTTCTGTAGAACTTCCAATAACGGTGTTTGCCTGGTTAAGGGCAATTGTCCCTGAGCTAACAGAACGTTTATTAGGCCCAATAACCTCTAAGCCTGCAACCTTGGCTGCTGATTCCCATTTGATAAAACCAATGAGGGATAAAACTAAACCTGCTAAGGGAAATAATATCAGGTATGGCAGGGGATCTGCTAGAGCGGCTTCTCCCATTAGGTTTTCAGAATAAAAATATTGGGTTGCCCGGTTCTGTTCCTGACCATAATCGATGTCGATTCTAACAAATTGTTTGTCACTTCTTGGCTGTTTAGCTCTGTAGGTGGCTACGTATTCTGTTAGGATTCTTTCTTTGATATCCTTATAGACTCCCAGTAATTCCTCTTGGTTATAGGCTTTGTAACTGGTTCCCCCAGATTTAATGGCCAGCTCCCGTAAGGCAGGATCTCCGTGACCACCAAAATCGATGGCAAACAAACTAACCCCTGCTTTCTTCAAAGCTTCCAAAGAAATAAGAGAGCTTCCCTGGACTTCACCGAACTCGGGATGAGGTTGATTCAAATGTTCTGTATAACTGAAATTTTCACCGTCAGATAAAACAATAAGAGCTTTACGTCCATATACATCGGTCATATTCCGGGAAGCCAAATCAATAGCCCAAAATAATTCTGTGTAAGCGTCTTTTCCCTCTGGTTTAATAATACTATCCAGATAAG
Proteins encoded in this region:
- a CDS encoding VWA domain-containing protein encodes the protein MNKILAFLFIGISASLGAINVNLNQIDTARLLLNQEVDLYFSVTDGDSSPLKDITIDQVKVSESYDGGAFDNPKVPLQLTRMADLDRGINFFFLIDNSGSMYDGKGELPANQAKNALLRFAGSISNPKDTIGLASFNTHYVQHIEPGTHDRVLGTYLDSIIKPEGKDAYTELFWAIDLASRNMTDVYGRKALIVLSDGENFSYTEHLNQPHPEFGEVQGSSLISLEALKKAGVSLFAIDFGGHGDPALRELAIKSGGTSYKAYNQEELLGVYKDIKERILTEYVATYRAKQPRSDKQFVRIDIDYGQEQNRATQYFYSENLMGEAALADPLPYLILFPLAGLVLSLIGFIKWESAAKVAGLEVIGPNKRSVSSGTIALNQANTVIGSSTEANLTISGQPSIADEHVTVMRNDKTGDYTLVSKSEVMVNNNPVKKRKLTSGDVINIEGTTIVFDEPKK